The following are encoded in a window of Dysidea avara chromosome 4, odDysAvar1.4, whole genome shotgun sequence genomic DNA:
- the LOC136254481 gene encoding stimulated by retinoic acid gene 6 protein-like isoform X1 yields the protein MIYPLLFFTLFASIHGSVQIISHIIGFVYVLLLFIQLILYCKSCGSAIQEETDDGIIHSIIQAKLYEPCIRSGIFYILLEGFFLYRGVRAVFYLILKKPFSKQHTVNHHIGYVKRLLNGSTPTTNAICKVIHVVTRYQWDPYFKFSLRIISAGVVIMVALLKLTISSVEWLLLLSDFISLEYSSTAFGTSHTHLGKAIDAFLYTTDIIIPFSSLALVLAGFLTSLVAYRRQCKLLWKGDRSFLPKKQRPFARTLVSSINFFGFQVALAVWAWMMYFIILLVIQCVIVAIIIVMIVNPHDIRDWIFHHLIFLITSLATGYIIYYIQFYAAKYLFVSKDAALINNRRLFHFYTFFLLFYYMLVGLFKAIQRIIISAALNLLYLSRLDIALTVTGWEWLDKAHSSYISVLKIDANHNNPVMNVFINLLLQAKCHRSESQGVPVFNKIRNRDTDKSNVPLLNPESTNGNVSKAKKMWHLAYTIVNNPQLIELRRRDYNNEAGYIDDVNIPI from the exons GTTTATACAATTGATATTGTACTGTAAAAGCTGTGGTAGTGCTATTCAAGAGGAAACTGATGATGGG ATCATCCACAGCATTATACAAGCAAAACTATATGAACCTTGTATAAGAAGTGGAATATTCTATATTCTCCTGGAAGGATTCTTTCTCTACAGAGGAGTTCGAGCTGTTTTCTACTTGATACTGAAAAAG CCATTTTCTAAACAGCACACAGTGAATCATCATATTGGATATGTTAAAAGACTACTCAACGG GTCAACTCCAACTACGAATGCCATTTGTAAAGTTATCCATGTTGTCACCCGATATCAGTGGGATCCAT ATTTTAAATTTTCTCTTCGAATCATATCTGCAGGGGTAGTTATAATGGTGGCACTATTGAAG CTAACTATTAGTTCTGTTGAATGGCTATTGTTATTGAGTGATTTTATCAGTCTGGAGTATAGCAGCACAGCGTTTGGGACCTCTCATACACATTTAGGAAAAGCAATTGATGCCTTTCTCT ATACTACAGACATAATAATTCCATTTTCAAGTTTAGCCTTAGTGCTAGCTGGATTTCTCACTTCTCTGGTTGCATACAG ACGTCAATGCAAGCTACTATGGAAAGGGGACAGAAGTTTTCTACCTAAAAAACAAAGACCTTTTGCTCGTACATTG GTGAGTTCAATAAACTTCTTTGGTTTCCAAGTTGCATTGGCTGTGTGGG cgTGGATGATGTACTTTATAATTCTACTGGTGATTCAATGCGTCATCGTTGCAATAATCATTGTGATGATCGTAAACCCTCATGACATTAGAGATTGGATATTTCATCATTTAATATTTTTGAT AACATCACTAGCAACAGGATATATCATCTATTACATCCAGTTCTATGCAGCAAAGTATTTATTTGTTAGTAAGGATGCTGCACTCATTAATAATAG ACGACTGTTTCATTTCTACACATTCTTTCTGCTATTTTACTACATGTTGGTTGGACTTTTCAAAGCCATCCAGCGTATTATAATATCAGCTGCATTAAATCTCCTTTATTTGTCACGACTGGACATTGCTTTAACTGTAACAGGCTGGGAATGGTTAGATAAAG CCCATTCATCATACATATCTGTCCTGAAGATTGATGCCAATCATAACAATCCAGTTATGAATGTGTTTATCAATTTGTTACTCCAAGCCAAGTGTCATAGGTCAGAATCACAAGGTGTTCCTG TATTCAATAAGATTAGAAACAGAGATACTGACAAATCAAATGTTCCATTGCTGAATCCTGAATCAACCAATGGTAATGTTAGCAAAGCTAAGAAGATGTGGCATTTAGCCTATACAATAGTTAATAACCCACAATTAATAGAACTGAGAAGAAGAGATTATAACAATGAAGCAGGTTACATAGATGATGTCAACATTCCAATTTAA
- the LOC136254481 gene encoding stimulated by retinoic acid gene 6 protein-like isoform X2, with translation MIYPLLFFTLFASIHGSVQIISHIIGFVYVLLLFIQLILYCKSCGSAIQEETDDGIIHSIIQAKLYEPCIRSGIFYILLEGFFLYRGVRAVFYLILKKPFSKQHTVNHHIGYVKRLLNGSTPTTNAICKVIHVVTRYQWDPYFKFSLRIISAGVVIMVALLKLTISSVEWLLLLSDFISLEYSSTAFGTSHTHLGKAIDAFLYTTDIIIPFSSLALVLAGFLTSLVAYRRQCKLLWKGDRSFLPKKQRPFARTLVSSINFFGFQVALAVWAWMMYFIILLVIQCVIVAIIIVMIVNPHDIRDWIFHHLIFLITSLATGYIIYYIQFYAAKYLFVSKDAALINNRRLFHFYTFFLLFYYMLVGLFKAIQRIIISAALNLLYLSRLDIALTVTGWEWLDKAHSSYISVLKIDANHNNPVMNVFINLLLQAKCHRSESQGVPVFNKIRNRDTDKSNVPLLNPESTNVNNPQLIELRRRDYNNEAGYIDDVNIPI, from the exons GTTTATACAATTGATATTGTACTGTAAAAGCTGTGGTAGTGCTATTCAAGAGGAAACTGATGATGGG ATCATCCACAGCATTATACAAGCAAAACTATATGAACCTTGTATAAGAAGTGGAATATTCTATATTCTCCTGGAAGGATTCTTTCTCTACAGAGGAGTTCGAGCTGTTTTCTACTTGATACTGAAAAAG CCATTTTCTAAACAGCACACAGTGAATCATCATATTGGATATGTTAAAAGACTACTCAACGG GTCAACTCCAACTACGAATGCCATTTGTAAAGTTATCCATGTTGTCACCCGATATCAGTGGGATCCAT ATTTTAAATTTTCTCTTCGAATCATATCTGCAGGGGTAGTTATAATGGTGGCACTATTGAAG CTAACTATTAGTTCTGTTGAATGGCTATTGTTATTGAGTGATTTTATCAGTCTGGAGTATAGCAGCACAGCGTTTGGGACCTCTCATACACATTTAGGAAAAGCAATTGATGCCTTTCTCT ATACTACAGACATAATAATTCCATTTTCAAGTTTAGCCTTAGTGCTAGCTGGATTTCTCACTTCTCTGGTTGCATACAG ACGTCAATGCAAGCTACTATGGAAAGGGGACAGAAGTTTTCTACCTAAAAAACAAAGACCTTTTGCTCGTACATTG GTGAGTTCAATAAACTTCTTTGGTTTCCAAGTTGCATTGGCTGTGTGGG cgTGGATGATGTACTTTATAATTCTACTGGTGATTCAATGCGTCATCGTTGCAATAATCATTGTGATGATCGTAAACCCTCATGACATTAGAGATTGGATATTTCATCATTTAATATTTTTGAT AACATCACTAGCAACAGGATATATCATCTATTACATCCAGTTCTATGCAGCAAAGTATTTATTTGTTAGTAAGGATGCTGCACTCATTAATAATAG ACGACTGTTTCATTTCTACACATTCTTTCTGCTATTTTACTACATGTTGGTTGGACTTTTCAAAGCCATCCAGCGTATTATAATATCAGCTGCATTAAATCTCCTTTATTTGTCACGACTGGACATTGCTTTAACTGTAACAGGCTGGGAATGGTTAGATAAAG CCCATTCATCATACATATCTGTCCTGAAGATTGATGCCAATCATAACAATCCAGTTATGAATGTGTTTATCAATTTGTTACTCCAAGCCAAGTGTCATAGGTCAGAATCACAAGGTGTTCCTG TATTCAATAAGATTAGAAACAGAGATACTGACAAATCAAATGTTCCATTGCTGAATCCTGAATCAACCAATG TTAATAACCCACAATTAATAGAACTGAGAAGAAGAGATTATAACAATGAAGCAGGTTACATAGATGATGTCAACATTCCAATTTAA